The DNA sequence ATGTGGATGcaaccatgattacagataaacCTGAATGAATAATGATTAGAGAAAAAGTTAAGAGGCATAAATATACCCCcacgacatgctaacctctcaccattacaataactaggaatagatatagtccttggttcacgccagacctgtctgcccttgaccagcacaaaaacttcCTGTGgggttctgcattagcatcgaacagcccccgtgatatgcaacttttcagggaagttaggaacaaatatacacaggcagttaggaaagctaaggctggctttttcaaacagaaatttgcatcctgtagtactaactcaaaaaagttctgggacactgtaaagtccatggacaataagagcacctcctcccagctgcccactgctctgaggctaggaaacactgtcaccaccgataaatccactataattgagaatttcaataagcatttcactacggctggccatgctttccacatggctacccctaccccggtcaactgcccggcaccctccacagcaacccgccaaagcccccaccttctcctttacccaaatccagatagccgatgttctgaaagagctgcaaaaatctggacccctacaaatcagccgggctagacaatctggaccctctctttctaaaattatctgccaaaattgttgcaacccctattactagcctgttcaacctctcttttcgtatcgtctgagattcccaaagattggaaagctgccgtggtcatccccctcttcaaagggggtgacactctagacccagactgttatatacctatatccatcctaccctgtctttttaagctcttcgaaagccaagttaacaaacagatcactgaccatttcgaatcccaccataccttctccgctatgcaatctggtttcagagctggtcatgggtgcacctcagccacgctcaaggttctaaacgacatcataaccgccatcgataagagacattactgtgcagccgtattcatcgacctagccaaggctttcgactgttaatcacaacattcttattggcagactcgacagccttggtttctcaaatgattgcctcatctggtttaccaactacttctctgatagagttcagtgtgtcaaatcggagggcctgttgtctgaccctctgacagtctctatgggtgtgccacagggttcaatcctcgggccaactctcttttctgtatacatcaatgatgttgctcttgctgctggtgattctctgatccacctctacgcagacgacaccattctgtatacttctggcccctccttggacactgtgttaactaatctccagacgagcttcaatgccatacaactctccttccgtggcctccaactgctcttaaacgcatgcttttcaatcgaccgctgcccgcacctgctcgcccgtccagcatcactactctggacggctctgacttagaatacgtggacaactacaaatacctgggtgtctggttagactgtaaactctccttccagactcacattaagcatctccaatccaaaattaaatctagaatcggcttcctatattgcAACaaggcatccttcactcatgcttccaaacataccctcgtaaaactgaccatcctaccgatcctcgacttcggtgatgtcatctataaaattgcctccaacactctactcaacaaactggatgcagtctatcacagtgccatccgttttgtcaccaaatccccatacactacccaccattgcgacctgtaccctctcgttggttggccctcgcttcatactcgtcgccaaacacactggctacaggttatctacaagtctctgctaggtaaagccctgccttatctcagctcactggtcaccatagcattattttcttaacttacctcatttgcactcactgtatatagactttttgttttcttttgttcttactgtattattgactgtatgttctgtttattccatgtgtaactctgtgttgttgtgtgtcgaattgctacgctttatcttggccaggtcgcagttgtaaatgagaacttgttctcaactagcctacctggttaaataaaggtgaaataaaataaataaaaattaactGGGGAGGTTATCATTTTTGGTGGGGTATGACTTAAAATCCAAAGTGCTGAATTACAGAAATTGCCACTACCCCAATACATTTGGAGCTCACTGTTTGTATGTATTTTTGTTTATGCTCTTACACACAGTGTCATTTATGAATCTGAGCTAAGTTGAGGAATCCTTTACATACCCCTGAAATGGGAGCGATTCACAGATATTGAGCAGCAAGAATCTAACCCAAGAATCGTAGAGGACCTACGATAGAGATATATTAGGTCACGTGTTGATATGTCTGATCTGTGCTGATAGGTATGAAGTCAGTCACTCCTGAAATCACCGTCTGGGATTTGAAACCCTGAGAATTAATATTAAATAATGTGATGAGAGATAGAAACAAAATGTTACAGGAAGACATTTGCTAGCCTATATAGAGTTAGTCTTGAGTTCAAAACTATCTCAAAAGAAAGCATtgtaaaaattaaaaacaaaaaacattacCTTATAGCAGTGCTACAAGAGTGTTTTAAAGAGCTTTTTTAAATGACATCTCATTGTAGAATGTTCCATGTCACTGTCAGTATCTTTCCCACCATCCCTCTTATCCAAATATGGTTCCAGCTCCTAGACTACTATTCAAGCATCTTTAGGTCCTTCCAAAGAACTTTATAAAACCCATGTATTATTTATATTACTGCTAGATCATCTGGTTCTGTGTCAGCAGTGTGATGGTTGTTGTCCCCTTCTCGTTGGAGGTGGCCACCTCGTTGGAGTCTGTCCCCGTGGTGGTGGCGGTAACAGGGCTATGCTGTCCCCTGTAGCAGCTGCAGCAGAGGGCCTGggtacaggcctcctgggcctgcTGGATCCCCTGCTGGGCGCTCTCACTGACGAAGCAGTACAGCGCCGGGTCAGCCACACAGTTGAAGCTGGTGAGCAGCAGGGAGAAGTGATAGTAGTTGAAGATACTGATGATGAAGGGGCAGTCCCTCTCAAAGACTGTACGCAGCAGCAGGAACACATGGTACGGAGAGAAACATACCAGGAATATGACAATGGTGCTGGTCACCAGGTTCTTGATGCGGGTCTTCTGGGCGCTCTGAGTGCCAGTGCTCTTCCTGACTGCCCGTAGGACTCTGAAATACGACACGGAAAGGATGCCCAGGGGGAACAGGAAACCAACGGAGAAACGGTAGTAGTTAATTGGATACTCCCATGGTTGCATGGGGTAGTGCTCAAAGCAAACCGATTGGTTGGTGCGGTCAGTGCTTAGTTCCTTGTGTCTGAAAAAGACCACGCCCACGGCAATCTCTTTCAGCCAGATGAACGCGCTGGCCAATGTAGCTGCCCGCATGCTCCGGAATGCTGTGAAGTGGAACGGGTACACCACGGCCAGGTAACGGTCTATAGAGATACAACATAAGAACCCTATGCTAATATAGATGTTTTCATATAGCAGGAAGCCACACAGTTGGCACAGCCACTCCGTTTGGCTCCAGTCATCTCCCTGGAAGATGTACTGCAGCCAGAGAGGCAACGAGGCCAGGTAGAGGAGGTCCGACATGGTCAGGTTGAGCAGGTAGACCCCCAGCTCGTTCTTGGCTCTCAGCTGCAGCCAGGCGTGGTAGAGGGAGAAGGCATTGGTGGGCACGCCGATCAGAAGGACCAGGATGTAGGCTCCAGAGAACAGGTACTGGTGGATCTCATGGCTGATGGTGCAGTTAATGTAGTCCGACTCAACCTTAAACATGTTCATCGTCATGCCAGACATGGCCCAAATGCCATGTTCCTTTCTGTTAGTAGTAGCACCCACACACTACCAGGCTGTGAGACCCATGGTTAGGTTGACTCAACACAAAGGCCATGTCTCCAACTCAGCTCTGGAagagaaaaaacaaaaacaagtcaATGTCCTGAAATGAAAATACATACGATGAGAGTAATCTGATAGTCCATGTCTAAATATATCATTCTAAGAACAAGGCTTCACCAGCAGACTGTGACAATCTTAACTCAACTGGAAATATCAATGGCCACTCACATCTTGAAATAACATACCAGTATGTTACAGTTGCAACTATTGGCAAGTTTTACTCATAAGTGTCATCTTTACTTTATTATAAAAGTGTGCaaaaaaacattggcagtagacaCATACTACTCTCACTGCAGTATTCAGACAGGAAATCTATTGCAATCTGTGAGTTGTTTGGAATCAGGGTGAAGTTACTACTTCATGTGCATCAAAtggcataccgccccaacagatccccaGATGACCcaatctctactgcactccacactgccttttcccacctggacaaaaggaacacctatgtgagaatgctattcattgaccacagctcagtgttcaacactatagtgcccatgaggctcatcactaagctaaggaccccgggactaaacacctccctctgcaactgaatcctggacttcctgacgggccgcccccaggtggtaagggtaggcaacaacacatctgccacgctgatcctcaacactagggcccctcgggtgtgtacttagtcccctcctgtactccctgttcacccacgactgcgtggccagacacgaccccaacaccatcaccattaagtttgctgatgacacaacagtggtaggcctgatcaccgacaacgatgagacggcctatagggaggtcagagaactggcagtgtggtgccaggacaacaacctctccctcaatgtgagcaagactaagtagctgatcatggactacaggtaAAGGCaggccgaacacgcccccattaacatcaacggggctgtagtggagcaggttgagaatttcaagttccttggtgtccacatcaccaactatctatcatggtccaaacacaccaagactgt is a window from the Oncorhynchus keta strain PuntledgeMale-10-30-2019 chromosome 35, Oket_V2, whole genome shotgun sequence genome containing:
- the LOC118369218 gene encoding ovarian cancer G-protein coupled receptor 1 encodes the protein MSGMTMNMFKVESDYINCTISHEIHQYLFSGAYILVLLIGVPTNAFSLYHAWLQLRAKNELGVYLLNLTMSDLLYLASLPLWLQYIFQGDDWSQTEWLCQLCGFLLYENIYISIGFLCCISIDRYLAVVYPFHFTAFRSMRAATLASAFIWLKEIAVGVVFFRHKELSTDRTNQSVCFEHYPMQPWEYPINYYRFSVGFLFPLGILSVSYFRVLRAVRKSTGTQSAQKTRIKNLVTSTIVIFLVCFSPYHVFLLLRTVFERDCPFIISIFNYYHFSLLLTSFNCVADPALYCFVSESAQQGIQQAQEACTQALCCSCYRGQHSPVTATTTGTDSNEVATSNEKGTTTITLLTQNQMI